The following are encoded together in the Puniceicoccaceae bacterium genome:
- a CDS encoding alpha-amylase family glycosyl hydrolase encodes MIDYRQVHEELGDWDDVQSLGEHFDLMFDLVLNHCSARSAWFQDFIDGIQPARHYFLEIDPKTDLTAVVRPRTSPVLTPFKTRDGEAHVWTTFSADQVDLNWQNPDLLFEFLDILFLYLSKGVHYLRFDAVAFLWKEIGTRCIHLPQTHEIVKLLRDILEIVAPRAVIITETNVPQSENYSYFGDGDEAHMVYQFSLPPLLLYSLLFGDSTHLTQWALRIPKLPSGCTFFNFAASHDGIGLRPTEGMLSSDERKRLIEVVESKGGKVSWKSNPDGSQSPYEMNITYYSALSDDSADQGIARFLCSQSIVLVLKGIPGIYIHSLLGTQNDTELFEQTGQNRSIHRKKWNRDQLNQHLADAHDPQSKIFRRMLEMLKVRSRVTAFHPDAKQIVYDLGKSVFGLERQSSDGSERVLCLHNLTEQLVNLPDIAAEDSSFSRGSVFVDLLTNQNFRAKSGKFSLKPYQVVWLRMPSS; translated from the coding sequence GTGATCGACTACCGTCAGGTCCATGAGGAACTTGGGGACTGGGATGATGTGCAATCCCTGGGAGAGCATTTCGATCTGATGTTTGATCTCGTGCTGAACCATTGCTCCGCTCGAAGTGCGTGGTTTCAGGATTTTATCGACGGAATACAACCTGCCCGCCACTACTTTCTCGAGATTGACCCCAAAACCGACCTCACCGCCGTTGTTCGACCCCGCACATCTCCCGTGCTGACTCCTTTCAAGACGCGCGACGGAGAGGCACATGTCTGGACAACCTTCAGTGCGGATCAGGTTGATCTCAACTGGCAAAATCCGGACTTGCTGTTCGAGTTTCTCGACATCCTGTTCCTCTACCTTTCGAAAGGAGTGCACTACCTGCGCTTCGATGCGGTGGCCTTTCTCTGGAAAGAAATCGGAACGCGATGCATTCACCTTCCCCAAACCCACGAGATCGTTAAACTGCTCAGGGATATCCTTGAAATCGTGGCACCACGTGCCGTGATCATTACCGAAACCAACGTACCACAATCCGAAAACTACAGCTACTTCGGCGATGGTGATGAAGCCCACATGGTCTATCAGTTCAGCCTGCCTCCTCTGTTGCTTTACAGTCTGTTGTTTGGGGATTCCACCCATCTCACTCAATGGGCGCTGCGCATCCCGAAATTACCTAGCGGCTGCACCTTTTTTAATTTTGCAGCCAGTCATGACGGCATCGGATTGCGTCCAACCGAGGGCATGCTCAGCTCGGACGAACGCAAACGGTTGATTGAGGTCGTGGAATCCAAGGGAGGAAAGGTTTCCTGGAAATCCAACCCCGATGGCAGCCAGAGTCCCTACGAGATGAACATCACCTATTATTCAGCCTTGAGTGATGATTCAGCCGATCAGGGAATCGCCCGCTTTCTCTGTTCCCAATCCATTGTTCTCGTGCTCAAGGGCATCCCGGGTATCTATATTCACAGTTTGCTTGGAACGCAAAATGATACCGAATTGTTTGAACAAACCGGTCAGAACCGCTCGATCCATCGAAAAAAATGGAACCGGGATCAACTCAATCAACACCTCGCAGACGCACACGATCCTCAATCCAAAATCTTTCGCCGCATGCTTGAAATGCTCAAAGTGCGCTCGCGAGTTACAGCCTTTCACCCCGACGCCAAGCAGATCGTATACGATCTCGGTAAGTCCGTTTTTGGCCTCGAACGTCAGTCCTCAGACGGTTCTGAGAGGGTGCTCTGTCTGCACAATCTTACCGAGCAGTTGGTCAACCTTCCCGATATTGCCGCAGAGGATTCTTCGTTTAGCCGGGGTTCCGTTTTTGTTGATCTGCTCACAAACCAGAATTTCCGGGCAAAATCAGGTAAATTCTCCCTCAAACCCTATCAGGTCGTCTGGCTGAGAATGCCTTCTTCATGA
- a CDS encoding glycosyltransferase family 4 protein: MPKNIGFISTRFAGTDGVSLESAKWAEILWDDRHVSFWYSGQGDRDPSISHCVPEAFFGHPENAWINERIWGRTRRDRQLSQRIYDYAQYLKSTLYDFRETFALNIVIPQNILAIPMHVPLGIAMTEFLAETQIPAIAHHHDFYWERTRFSVGAIKDYLDMAFPCVLPNMRHVVINQAAQEQLSLRKGVPATLVPNVFDFENPPPGIDDYSRNLREEIGLTPDDIFILQPTRIVPRKGIEHAIKLVGALHNPRCKLVISHEAGDEGLEYRNQLVQLAKDEKVELIFIDHLISEVRQTDIDGNKKYTLWDLYPHADLVTYPSTYEGFGNALLEAIYFKIPVVINRYSIFIQDIEPKGFNLCVMDGFVTDAVVRKVNQALFDADARKSMVDHNYKVAKRHYSYALVRRLLRTTLSTLTGVGS; encoded by the coding sequence ATGCCGAAAAACATTGGATTCATTTCTACCCGATTTGCCGGTACCGACGGAGTCTCACTCGAAAGCGCCAAATGGGCCGAAATCCTATGGGATGACCGCCACGTCAGCTTCTGGTACAGTGGACAGGGTGATCGCGACCCTTCCATCAGTCACTGTGTTCCCGAGGCCTTCTTCGGGCATCCCGAAAATGCATGGATCAATGAACGCATCTGGGGACGGACAAGGAGAGACCGCCAACTCTCCCAACGCATCTACGACTATGCACAATACCTCAAAAGCACGCTCTACGATTTTCGTGAAACCTTCGCGCTCAACATCGTCATTCCCCAAAACATTCTGGCCATTCCCATGCACGTGCCACTCGGCATTGCAATGACGGAATTTCTCGCCGAAACACAGATTCCTGCCATCGCCCACCACCACGATTTTTACTGGGAACGCACCCGATTCTCAGTCGGGGCCATCAAGGACTACCTCGACATGGCATTCCCCTGTGTCCTGCCCAACATGCGGCATGTGGTCATCAATCAGGCCGCACAGGAGCAGCTCTCCCTGCGCAAGGGTGTACCCGCAACCCTCGTGCCCAATGTCTTTGATTTTGAGAATCCACCACCCGGGATTGACGATTACTCGCGCAACCTGCGTGAGGAAATCGGCCTGACCCCCGATGACATTTTCATACTCCAACCCACCCGCATCGTTCCCCGCAAGGGCATCGAACACGCCATCAAGCTTGTCGGTGCACTCCACAATCCCCGTTGCAAGCTCGTGATTTCACATGAGGCGGGTGATGAGGGTCTCGAATATCGCAATCAGCTCGTTCAACTGGCCAAAGATGAAAAAGTGGAACTCATTTTCATCGATCATCTCATCAGTGAGGTGCGTCAGACCGATATCGACGGAAATAAAAAATACACTCTCTGGGATCTCTATCCCCACGCCGATCTCGTGACCTACCCAAGTACCTACGAGGGCTTTGGTAACGCTTTGCTGGAAGCGATCTATTTTAAAATTCCAGTCGTTATCAACCGCTATTCCATTTTCATTCAGGATATTGAACCCAAGGGATTCAATCTCTGTGTGATGGATGGTTTTGTTACGGATGCAGTCGTGCGCAAGGTCAATCAGGCACTCTTCGATGCCGATGCACGAAAGTCCATGGTGGATCACAACTACAAGGTGGCAAAGCGTCACTACTCCTATGCCCTTGTGCGCCGCCTGCTGCGCACTACCCTGAGCACCCTTACCGGAGTCGGATCATGA
- the ribF gene encoding riboflavin biosynthesis protein RibF, producing MIVVNAIESMPQMDRPIHLAIGMFDGVHIGHQSVIEACINTARNSGGIAAVLTFWPHPSKVLRPEAAVPQIMPLESKLWTLERKHIDCTVVQSFEDSFAELKAPDFLSYLKQHMPALSTLFVGENFRFGKGRAGDVNLLRKCAKVEGVHVVSMEQCRYDGEPISSTRIRNLLQEERFNEIRFLLGHPYTVRGKTTPGRKVGRSIGFPTLNIDWAPELKPPYGVYAVRLYRCSPGSECPVAPSLPGVANYGIRPTYDVGTDPVLEVHLLNPAQIDYGTQVAVEWMEYLRPEKKFEDAEALVAQIHEDVQRARNALRL from the coding sequence ATGATCGTCGTAAATGCTATTGAATCCATGCCGCAGATGGATCGCCCCATCCATCTCGCCATTGGCATGTTTGACGGAGTCCACATCGGTCATCAATCTGTGATCGAAGCCTGCATCAACACGGCTCGAAACTCGGGAGGCATCGCTGCAGTGCTCACTTTCTGGCCTCACCCGAGCAAAGTACTGCGCCCCGAAGCTGCCGTCCCCCAAATCATGCCGCTCGAGTCCAAACTCTGGACGCTCGAGCGCAAACACATCGACTGCACCGTCGTACAGTCTTTCGAGGATTCTTTTGCAGAATTGAAAGCACCGGATTTTCTTTCGTACCTCAAACAACACATGCCAGCGCTCAGTACCTTGTTTGTGGGTGAAAATTTCCGCTTTGGAAAAGGACGGGCCGGAGATGTCAACCTGCTTCGCAAGTGTGCCAAGGTTGAGGGTGTGCATGTCGTCAGCATGGAACAATGCCGCTACGATGGCGAGCCCATCAGTTCCACCCGCATTCGCAATTTGCTGCAGGAAGAACGCTTCAACGAGATTCGTTTCCTGCTCGGGCACCCCTACACGGTACGCGGCAAAACCACCCCCGGCCGCAAGGTCGGGCGTTCGATCGGATTTCCCACACTCAACATCGACTGGGCACCGGAGTTGAAACCACCCTATGGCGTCTATGCCGTTCGACTCTACCGCTGCTCACCGGGCAGCGAGTGTCCCGTTGCACCTTCGTTGCCCGGGGTAGCAAACTATGGGATCCGTCCCACCTATGACGTCGGCACTGATCCGGTTCTCGAAGTTCACCTGCTCAATCCGGCGCAGATCGACTACGGCACACAGGTTGCAGTGGAGTGGATGGAATACCTGCGACCGGAGAAGAAATTTGAGGATGCCGAGGCGCTCGTCGCCCAGATTCACGAAGACGTGCAGCGTGCACGCAACGCCCTTCGCCTGTGA
- a CDS encoding NAD-dependent epimerase/dehydratase family protein, whose amino-acid sequence MTNEHSHTPALLILGCGYLGREVVHLALKAGFAVDTLTRNTQTAADLKQAGVRHSLQAELHDSFWHSAIDPATYQAIYITVGSSESTPEGYRKSYLDGLQSVITWAQDCSTHLIYTSSISVYGSSKGQWIDESTLPKPRDWRGHTLLESEQLLLNSHAQHSTILRLGGIYGPGRDRFLRSGKASSSPAYYLNLIHVSDAANALLRVAQFSTQAKGIYNLTDNHPFFRQDLDAFVLEHGLVTTEQSPQSVGHRRKSPANRRIRSTQIQELLSWQPQYRSVFAFLRPDVSDA is encoded by the coding sequence GTGACAAACGAGCATTCCCACACTCCCGCTCTGCTCATCCTTGGCTGCGGTTATCTCGGTCGTGAAGTGGTCCACCTCGCACTGAAAGCGGGATTTGCCGTCGATACGCTGACTCGCAATACCCAAACCGCTGCTGACCTGAAACAGGCAGGGGTGCGTCACTCCCTGCAGGCAGAGCTTCACGATAGTTTCTGGCACTCTGCAATCGATCCGGCAACCTATCAGGCAATCTACATCACCGTTGGTTCCTCCGAAAGCACACCGGAGGGGTATCGCAAGTCCTACCTTGACGGCCTACAGTCCGTAATCACCTGGGCACAGGACTGCTCGACCCATTTGATCTATACCAGCAGCATTTCAGTCTACGGATCATCGAAGGGTCAATGGATTGACGAGTCCACGCTGCCCAAGCCCCGCGATTGGCGCGGTCACACCTTGCTCGAGTCTGAGCAACTGCTTTTAAACAGCCACGCCCAGCACAGCACCATCCTTCGACTGGGAGGAATCTACGGCCCCGGGCGTGATCGCTTCCTTCGCAGTGGCAAGGCTTCAAGCTCCCCCGCCTACTACCTCAATCTCATTCATGTGAGCGATGCGGCCAATGCGCTGTTGCGGGTTGCGCAGTTTTCAACACAAGCAAAGGGAATCTACAATCTCACTGACAATCATCCCTTTTTTCGTCAGGATCTTGATGCATTCGTCCTGGAGCATGGACTCGTCACCACGGAGCAGAGTCCACAATCTGTGGGACACCGACGCAAATCTCCTGCCAATCGACGCATCCGTTCAACCCAAATTCAGGAGTTGCTGTCCTGGCAGCCGCAATACCGCTCCGTATTTGCCTTTCTTCGTCCAGACGTTTCCGATGCGTGA
- a CDS encoding response regulator: MPTDDFPILIIDDEEIVLLAISESLKPEGYHIVTTTKPEEGIELLKQQSFSVIISDHHMPGMTGLEFFAEANKIQPMASRILITGVLTLKVVVDAINKGEIFRFIAKPWIREELLATVKNAIHRYELMSQNYRLQQQTQNSNADLAKRNEELESRVKELETRLKRENSSQAHGDANLRNALELTLRIVHHIDADIGRECQQVVNAVDAMLSSGRLPSPIIPTLRVAAYLSPLGKLNIDRTRLREFQENADELHSDELEYFHNIPVYSQLHAAQFENFPDLSRTVRASHERIDGRGYPDGLERDQIPLAARYLAVAVYYAESQLSTEHTLENIRRMSGSAFDPSVVNLFLDANAHLKLDKKVHSLKVSQLKPGMVIGEDLRYPSGAVLLPKGSTLSDATIRLLQQSRRINLPTDSVLVYR; this comes from the coding sequence ATGCCCACCGACGATTTTCCCATCCTGATCATTGACGACGAAGAAATTGTGCTGCTCGCCATCTCCGAATCCCTGAAACCCGAGGGATATCACATCGTCACAACGACCAAACCGGAAGAGGGAATCGAGCTGCTCAAGCAACAATCGTTTTCCGTCATCATCTCGGATCACCACATGCCCGGCATGACCGGCTTGGAGTTTTTTGCTGAGGCAAACAAGATCCAACCCATGGCCAGCCGCATCCTGATCACCGGGGTGCTCACGCTCAAGGTTGTCGTCGATGCCATTAACAAGGGTGAAATCTTCCGCTTTATCGCCAAACCCTGGATCCGGGAGGAACTGCTCGCCACCGTCAAAAATGCGATCCATCGCTATGAACTGATGTCGCAGAACTACCGCTTGCAACAGCAGACCCAAAACAGCAACGCAGACCTCGCCAAGCGCAATGAAGAACTCGAATCGAGGGTAAAGGAACTGGAAACCCGGCTGAAGCGCGAAAACAGCTCTCAAGCCCATGGCGATGCAAACCTGCGCAATGCCCTCGAATTGACACTGCGCATCGTGCATCACATCGACGCCGATATCGGGCGTGAGTGTCAGCAGGTCGTCAACGCCGTGGATGCCATGCTCAGTTCCGGACGTCTCCCGTCCCCCATCATCCCGACACTTCGCGTCGCCGCCTACCTCAGTCCGCTCGGAAAACTCAACATCGACCGCACTCGCCTGCGCGAGTTTCAGGAGAACGCCGATGAATTGCATTCCGACGAACTCGAGTATTTTCACAATATCCCCGTCTACTCCCAGCTACACGCTGCACAGTTCGAAAATTTCCCCGATCTGTCGCGCACCGTTCGCGCCAGCCACGAGCGCATCGATGGTCGCGGCTATCCCGATGGACTAGAGCGGGACCAGATTCCTCTCGCTGCCCGCTATCTGGCGGTTGCTGTCTATTATGCGGAGAGTCAGCTCTCCACCGAGCATACACTCGAAAACATCCGTCGCATGAGCGGCAGCGCATTCGACCCCTCCGTCGTCAATCTGTTTCTTGACGCCAATGCCCACCTCAAGCTCGACAAAAAGGTCCACTCGCTCAAGGTTTCACAGCTCAAGCCGGGCATGGTAATCGGCGAAGACCTTCGCTACCCCTCCGGTGCCGTTCTCCTGCCCAAGGGTTCCACTTTGAGTGATGCCACGATTCGCTTGCTTCAGCAATCCAGACGCATCAACCTGCCAACGGATTCGGTGCTCGTCTACCGCTGA